In the genome of Gemmobacter fulvus, the window CAAAGATGCTGCCTTACCCATGCGCGCCCGCAAGTCCGCATCCCCGACCAGCCGCACCAGAGCTGTCGCAAGCGGCTTGGCCTCTCCTTGGTCAACCAGCAGGCCGCAGCTGTCATCCAGCAATGTTTCCACATCACCAACCCTTGTAGAGACAATGGGAAGCCCGGCAGAAAGCGCCTCGATCAAGACAAGAGGAAGCCCCTCATGGCGCGAGGACAGGACAAAGGCATCTGCAATCTGCAACATCTGACCCAGATCGGCAACCGGGCCAGGGAAACGGAGCCGATCCCCCAGGCCCAAGTCTTTTGCCTGCTGTTCCAGTGCCAGACGGTCAGGACCGTCACCGACAATGAAAAGCAATGCCTTGGGCGCGGCCTTTATGACCTCGGCGAAGGCAGAGACAAGGATATCAAAACCCTTTTGCGGCATCAATCGTCCGGCGGCCAGCACGAATACATCCTCGGGAGCGATCCGCGCCGCCTGGCGCAATGCAAGGCGTTGCATGGGTGGCAGCGCTGTCAAAGGCCTTACCCGGTTGGCAACCGTGATCAGCAAGGTCTTCCCGGTGCGGGTTTTTTGAATTTCTGCAATTCTGGGTCCGCAGGCGATGACAACCTCTGTCAGGTGACGCAGAACCATGCGCTCAAGCCAGCTTCTTGTCAGGTCGCTGACCCTGGCGGAGTCTGACCGTTCGTTGTGCAGGGTCGTGACATGCGGCACCCCCAAGGTACGGGCCATCAGCGACCCGATCAGAGTGGCATACAGCAGATGAGTGTGAATAAGGTCCGGTGCCCAATCCGCCAATTCCCGCCGCATCCTAACCAACGCTGCGACATCCTTGAGCTGGACCCCACCCTTCGAGACGACTTCGACACCATAGCCCGCAAGACTGCGCGCGAAATCCGTCTCCGGCCCAAGATTGACGATCCGCAGAGCATGCGTTCTGGTCATCTCTGCGACCTGAACCTCCAGAAGTTTCTGCGCACCACCCATGCCAAGGTTGTCGATCATGATGAGAAGCCGGGGCACATCATGGGCGTTTCGGTTCATGGCGGTCAGACCATGTTTCTTCTGGCCGGTAGCGTCTTGCGAATGTGATCCAGCAGCACCTTGGCGTTTTTCTTCTGATCAAACTCGGCCTCAACCAGGGCGCGGCCCGCATCGGCCCATTGCGCCGCGCGAGGCAAGTCTGCGGCCATGCGGGTCAGTGCTGCAGCAAGGCCAGCCTCGTCCTCCATTTCAAACAGCAATCCGGTGACTTCGTGCAGCACAATTTCGGGGATACCGGTCAGACGGGTAGCCACCACCGGCAGGCGCGCGGCAAAAGCTTCGACAATCACGGTCGGCAATCCCTCTGTCTGATTGCGCGCCCCGATGCGGCTGGGCACCACCAGCAACGATGAGCGCAGCATCGCCGACCGCACCGCCTCGTTGGATTGTGCGCCCCGGAAGACAATGCTGCCAGACAGTTCGTTTTTCTGTGCCATCGCTTCAAGGCGCGCACGTTCAGGCCCATCACCAACAATCTCAAGGTGCCAGTGCGGCTGCCGCGCCTTGGCAAACGCGCCGATCAGCAGATCGACGCCCTTTCGGGCTTCAAGAGACCCGACATACAGGATCCGGAAACCATCAATCTTTTCCAAAGGAACCCGGGGCGCGTCATCGCTCAGATATGTGCCGACATGGATCACTTCGGGGGGCCGGGTGGCGAGGTCAGGCACATGATCCAAAATAAACCGGCGATTGTAATGGCTGATCGTGCGCACCAGATCCGCCTCGGGCAGTTTCGTCGCCAACAGGGCCTGCGTTTCGAACAGATCATGGGCGTGGCTGCTGGTGCTAAACGGAATGCGGGTCATACGCTTCACAATCCAGGCTGTCGTGGCCGGATGACCGGCATAGGCGGCATGAACATGATCAGCCTGCCATCGCGTCAGCTCTCGCGCAATCCGCAGGGATTTTGGCAGAATGAACAAGGATTTCAGCAATGTGACGGGATCACGCACACTGCCGCGCAGAATATCGAGGACGATGCGCCCCAGCGCACCCGGCGACCGCCACAGGAAATGTGCAACGGCACCAAGCACATCACGCGACGCCAGATAAGCATAGTCTCTTGCCCAAGCCCGGGTCGGCTTGGCAAAGTCGTGCAGAAGATCGTGCTTGTTGAAATGCGTCAGTGAGAAAATCAGCAATTCACACCCATTATGACTAAACTCCATCACGTCGCGCATGATGAATGTCTCCGTCGTTTTGGGATATTCGGTAACGATGAATGCAATTCGAAGAGGTCGGATTTCAGACTGTGCGGAAAATTCCTCAGGTGTCATTGCATCCCGTCAATCGCTGGATCAGCTTTAGGTTGCCTACCTAATTATCCTGATTAATAGCAGCTTGGTCTCCAAATGGCAACATACACGTGCCCCTTCCGTTCATTCGGATGCCCCGCCATCTGGAGCGTTCCTGTCATTTCCGAATGTGCTGGGCACTAACTTTAGCGAAAGATCTCGCCCTTTATATCAAGGGCCTTATCCTTGGAAATCGCAGGGTGATGATGGGTAGGGCAGCGCCATTCTTCGCCAGCTTGCGCCCCTGCCCGCTTGGAGTGGAGACCAACACGCCGTCGCACTTTCAGGCACGCATGGTTGACAATCGGGGGCCGGTGCGGCCGAACATTTCTCTTGGTCGGGCGATGCCCGGCGCGACCGAAGCCGATCTGCTCGGGGCCTTGGAGATCGCAGTCGGCATGGGCGGTGAAGCAGCGATCATCTATCCTGGCAAGGCGCTGGTTGCCTTCGATCTCTCTGATCTGCGAAAGCCTCCTTGCATCCTCAGCCCCCGTTTCGGCTCAGCCCAGCTCTTCGCGCAGGCCGACGCGGATCAGATCGGCCAGCGTCTGCACCGACAGTTTGCGCTTGAGCAGCGCGCTGAGGTTGGCCGCTGTCTTGTAGCTGACCGACAGACCTTCGGCCACGGCACGCAGATCGCCGCCTTGCGCGAGGATTTGCAGCATCTGCCGTTCCCGCGCATTCAGCACCGGGGCGGGTTTGGGGGCGGGGGCTGCATTCAACAGCGCCACCCGCCGCGCCATCGCATCGTCCAGATAGATGTCATCGGCCAGCACCGCGCGGATCGCCTTGCGGAATTCCGCCGGCAGCGCCTCTTTCGACAGAAAGCCCTGCGCGCCGCGCTGCAAGGCATGGGCGGCAAAGACCGGCTTGTCATTCATCGAAAAGATCAGGATGCGCGCGCTTGGACTGGCCACCTTCAGCGGCGCGACCAGATCCAGCCCCCAGACCTCGCGCAGCGCCAGATCCAGCAGGATCAGGCCGGGCTGATGCGCCGTGGCCAGCGCCAGCCCCTCGGGGCCGTCAGAGG includes:
- a CDS encoding glycosyltransferase translates to MIDNLGMGGAQKLLEVQVAEMTRTHALRIVNLGPETDFARSLAGYGVEVVSKGGVQLKDVAALVRMRRELADWAPDLIHTHLLYATLIGSLMARTLGVPHVTTLHNERSDSARVSDLTRSWLERMVLRHLTEVVIACGPRIAEIQKTRTGKTLLITVANRVRPLTALPPMQRLALRQAARIAPEDVFVLAAGRLMPQKGFDILVSAFAEVIKAAPKALLFIVGDGPDRLALEQQAKDLGLGDRLRFPGPVADLGQMLQIADAFVLSSRHEGLPLVLIEALSAGLPIVSTRVGDVETLLDDSCGLLVDQGEAKPLATALVRLVGDADLRARMGKAASLASRKHTDVAGFVNELKTVYAQARQRHDG
- a CDS encoding response regulator transcription factor, giving the protein MSTALVIDDHPAIHVGCQQMLAEQFQTVLAASDGPEGLALATAHQPGLILLDLALREVWGLDLVAPLKVASPSARILIFSMNDKPVFAAHALQRGAQGFLSKEALPAEFRKAIRAVLADDIYLDDAMARRVALLNAAPAPKPAPVLNARERQMLQILAQGGDLRAVAEGLSVSYKTAANLSALLKRKLSVQTLADLIRVGLREELG
- a CDS encoding glycosyltransferase family 4 protein, yielding MTPEEFSAQSEIRPLRIAFIVTEYPKTTETFIMRDVMEFSHNGCELLIFSLTHFNKHDLLHDFAKPTRAWARDYAYLASRDVLGAVAHFLWRSPGALGRIVLDILRGSVRDPVTLLKSLFILPKSLRIARELTRWQADHVHAAYAGHPATTAWIVKRMTRIPFSTSSHAHDLFETQALLATKLPEADLVRTISHYNRRFILDHVPDLATRPPEVIHVGTYLSDDAPRVPLEKIDGFRILYVGSLEARKGVDLLIGAFAKARQPHWHLEIVGDGPERARLEAMAQKNELSGSIVFRGAQSNEAVRSAMLRSSLLVVPSRIGARNQTEGLPTVIVEAFAARLPVVATRLTGIPEIVLHEVTGLLFEMEDEAGLAAALTRMAADLPRAAQWADAGRALVEAEFDQKKNAKVLLDHIRKTLPARRNMV